Proteins encoded by one window of Centroberyx gerrardi isolate f3 chromosome 21, fCenGer3.hap1.cur.20231027, whole genome shotgun sequence:
- the col18a1b gene encoding uncharacterized protein col18a1b isoform X2, with protein MLRFQMWFLLLVLCAGRLEAWFWSSDPEPTEAPTETSATTAGSEGTSKPSGTKKEEEDNLAGVGAQIIDVASGIQDSGISLLQLIGDPPPDEITRLYGPGGTAAYLFTPAAAWGQPALAHVPNPFYRHFSLLFHVKPSTPAASVLFSITDGSQRFMYVGVKLSEARSGRRRVQFFYTEPDSEASYEAASFEMPSLEDSWSRFSLSVFEDQVTFYQGCDSEPQVVKFERSPDDMDLDSGAGIFVGQAGGADPDKFQGEIAELKVVGNPRAAERLCDDEDDSDAASGDFGSGDGERRQTSHTVKTTPASLQPVPEPPLTSSQGTRLTEGDARHHQPSVEFRPGSPGPRGSTGAKGDKGDRGDKGSAGDRGPAGPKGDSGSSSGSGSGSSSSSQGGERGQKGDKGTKGSSGFGYPGNKGDRGPPGPAGPPGSPGPAAQVVRLGDGSVVQQVSGPPGPMGPPGIEGPAGPPGPEGEAGDPGEDGKAGPAGPRGFPGTPGNPGTKGLKGDQGEGHPGPRGPPGPPGPPGPGTGPGGDRPTFVDMEGSGYPDLEKLRGLRGLPGPPGPPGPPGTSVAMGPNGPVAFGPPGPPGQDGAPGLPGPPGPLGRPGLPGPAGAKGDCGELGLPGAAGEKGAHGNPGQPGQPGEGGLAGLPGPMGPVGPAGPPGPPGPPYRVGYGDQEGSGVTNGVPGIRGLQGPQGPPGIAGLPGKPGFPGIPGDKGAEGPRGPPGVPGLDGFPGKWGEKGDRGERGEAGSPGRDGGPPGPPGPPGPPGQIVHQTGGDGGQGIPGRAGFPGPMGPKGDKGETGPSGNAAKGEKGEPGIIMGPDGRPMYLGGLAGQPGESGPPGPVGPPGQFGPAGQKGEIGLPGRPGRPGLNGARGEKGDSGSGAGYGYPGAPGPPGPPGPPGPPVPLDRFSGYDEFSRYYPNSKGDKGDRGTPGIPGIPGLTSNFDIYAFKNEMKGDPGNPGLKGDKGEPGGGYYDPRYGGSGVGPPGPPGPKGEPVIGPPGPQGPPGSPGRGYDGRPGNPGPPGPPGPPGSSLPGAYRGTQTISIPGPPGPPGAPGIPGQSSGVTVLRSYDTMTATARRQAEGTLVYIIEQTDLYLRVRDGVRQVQLGNYIALPSADGNEVAAVEPPPVVHYSPDHESNTDDRSQRPPEGQTPVHPDSGHPLQPDTHHPTHPDHRYPSQPDPHYPSQPDPHHPSQPDPRYPSQPDPHHPSQPDPRYPSQPDPHHPSQPDPRYPSQPDPHHPSQPDPRYPSQPDPRYPSQPDPRYPSQPDPRYPAPTDPRYPSYSDRLNQPDGRQPVHPAQERPVYPDHRYPVTPQRRPSPPEPQTPVHHHTSGPGLHLIALNSPKTGAMQGIRGADYLCFTQARAIGMTGTFRAFLSSKLQDLHSIVRKTDRDRLPIVNLKDEVLFDSWDSIFSEGRMKDNVPIYSFDGKDILRDDAWPEKLMWHGSTSGGQRQVDSYCETWRVGERALTGMASSLQSGSLLQQSSNSCSSSYAVLCVENSYIGQSKR; from the exons AGGACAGCGgcatctctctgctgcagctaaTCGGAGACCCGCCGCCGGATGAGATCACCAGGCTGTACGGGCCGGGCGGCACCGCGGCGTACCTCTTCACCCCGGCGGCGGCGTGGGGCCAGCCGGCTCTAGCCCACGTCCCCAACCCCTTCTACCGccacttctccctcctcttccacgTCAAGCCCTCCACCCCCGCCGCCTCCGTCCTCTTCTCCATCACCGACGGCTCCCAGAGGTTCATGTACGTCGGCGTCAAGCTGAGCGAGGCGCGGTCCGGCCGCCGGAGGGTGCAGTTCTTCTACACCGAGCCCGACTCGGAGGCCTCGTACGAGGCGGCCAGCTTCGAAATGCCGAGCCTGGAGGACAGCTGGAGCCGCTTCTCCCTGTCCGTCTTCGAGGACCAAGTGACTTTCTACCAGGGCTGCGACTCGGAGCCTCAGGTGGTGAAGTTCGAGCGCTCGCCGGATGACATGGACCTGGACAGCGGGGCGGGGATCTTTGTGGGTCAGGCGGGAGGAGCCGACCCTGATAAGTTCCAG ggtgaaATCGCAGAGCTGAAAGTGGTGGGAAACCCTCGGGCAGCGGAGCGTTTGTGCGACGATGAGGACGATTCTGACGCT gcgtCTGGAGACTTTGGCAgtggtgatggagagaggagacagaccaGTCACACTGTGAAG acCACCCCTGCGTCCCTGCAGCCGGTGCCAGAACCCCCACTGACATCTTCACAGGGAACCAGACTCACAGAAGGAG ACGCCAGGCATCATCAGCCTTCGGTGGAGTTCAGGCCTGGATCGCCGGGTCCAAGAG GTTCCACCGGTGCTAAAGGAGATAAAGGGGACAGAGGGGACAAAGGCAGCGCGGGGGACAGAGGCCCCGCAGGGCCCAAAGGAGATTCGGGTTCcagctccggctccggctccggtTCCAGTTCCTCCTCACAAGGTGGAGAACGAGGACAGAAG gGTGACAAAGGCACAAAG ggCAGTTCAGGGTTTGGATACCCTGGTAATAAAGGGGACCGGGGGCCTCCTGGGCCCGCGGGGCCCCCCGGTTCTCCGGGACCCGCAGCTCAGGTGGTCCGGCTTGGGGACGGCTCCGTGGTTCAGCAGGTGTCTGGACCCCCAGGGCCGATGGGACCGCCGGGGATAGAGGGGCCCGCGGGACCCCCGGGACCCGAGGGGGAGGCT GGCGATCCAGGAGAGGATGGAAAAGCT GGTCCCGCTGGGCCTCGAGGTTTCCCAGGAACACCAGGAAATCCTGGCACTAAAGGGCTGAAG GGCGACCAAGGCGAGGGTCACCCAGGACCCCGGGGCCCCCCAGGACCTCCTGGACCTCCTGGACCTGGGACTGGTCCAGGAGGTGACCGCCCA aCATTTGTTGACATGGAGGGCTCCGGATACCCCGATCTGGAGAAATTGCGG GGTCTGCGTGGCCTCCCAGGCCCCCCTGGCCCTCCTGGGCCCCCTGGTACATCAGTGGCAATGGGACCCAACGGGCCGGTAGCCTTCGGACCTCCTGGACCACCAGGACAGGACGGAGCCCCCGGTCTACCA GGGCCCCCAGGTCCCCTCGGCCGACCAGGTCTGCCTGGACCAGCAGGAGCCAAG GGTGATTGCGGGGAGCTCGGTCTTCCAGGAGCGGCTGGGGAAAAG GGTGCCCACGGTAACCCAGGACAGCCGGGTCAGccaggagagggagggctggCGGGGCTTCCGGGTCCCATGGGACCCGTCGGGCCCGCGGGACCGCCCGGGCCGCCGGGACCGCCGTACAGAGTTGGCTAT ggtgACCAGGAGGGATCTGGAGTGACCAATGGCGTGCCTGGAATCAGAGGCCTACAAGGTCCACAG ggTCCACCTGGTATCGCAGGCCTGCCA GGGAAACCAGGTTTCCCGGGCATCCCTGGAGATAAAGGAGCAGAAGGACCACGAGGCCCACCTGGAGTTCCGGGCCTGGACGGATTCCCTGGGAAATGG GGTgagaagggagacagaggagagagaggagaggcg GGTTCACCGGGGCGAGACGGCGGGCCACCTGGACCTCCAGGGCCTCCCGGACCTCCAGGACAGATCGTCCACCAGACAGGAGGCGAT ggagGACAGGGTATTCCAGGAAGAGCAGGATTCCCG GGACCCATGGGACCAAAGGGAGACAAAGGGGAGACGGGTCCTTCAGGAAATGCAGCTAAG ggagagaaaggagagccTGGCATCATCATGGGACCTGATGGAAGACCGATGTACCTGGGAGGGCTGGCAGGACAGCCG GGAGAGAGTGGCCCCCCCGGCCCTGTGGGACCTCCT GGTCAGTTTGGTCCCGCTGGTCAGAAGGGAGAGATCGGGCTTCCAGGCCGACCG GGCCGACCCGGGCTGAACGGtgccagaggagagaagggagactCAGGCTCTGGAGCTGGATATGGATACCCA GGTGCTCCAGGTCCACCAGGCCCTCCTGGACCCCCTGGACCTCCTGTTCCCCTCGACAGGTTCAGC GGATATGACGAATTCTCCAGATATTATCCCA ATTCTAAAGGAGACAAAGGTGATCGGGGAACACCAGGGATACCCGGCATACCAG GTCTCACCTCAAACTTTGACATTTACGCCTTCAAG AATGAGATGAAAGGTGATCCAGGCAATCCAGGCCTGAAGGGAGACAAGGGAGAGCCAGGCGGAGGATATTATGACCCTCGCTACGGAGGGAGCGGAGTCGGACCCCCAGGACCTCCG GGCCCTAAAGGCGAACCCGTCATCGGCCCTCCAGGCCCCCAGGGACCGCCTGGGTCCCCGGGACGGGGCTACGATGGGCGGCCGGGAAACCCTGGACCACCGGGGCCGCCTGGACCTCCAGGATCCTCCCTGCCCGGGGCGTACAGAGGCACACAGA CTATCAGTATTCCTGGACCCCCGGGACCACCTGGAGCACCTGGGATACCTGGACAGTCGTCAGGG gtgacaGTGTTGAGGTCCTATGACACCATGACAGCCACAGCTAGAAGACAAGCCGAGGGGACTCTGGTCTACATTATAGAACAGACAGATCTCTACCTACGAGTCCGAGATGGAGTCCGCCAAGTCCAG CTCGGGAACTACATTGCTTTGCCCAGTGCAGAT GGTAATGAGGTTGCAGCTGTGGAGCCCCCACCGGTCGTCCACTATTCCCCGGATCACGAGTCCAACACAGACGACCGGTCTCAAAGACCACCAGAGGGCCAGACTCCTGTCCATCCGGATTCTGGGCATCCGTTACAGCCTGACACGCATCATCCAACACATCCGGACCATAGATACCCATCCCAACCAGACCCACATTACCCATCGCAACCAGATCCACATCACCCATCGCAACCAGATCCTCGTTATCCATCGCAACCAGATCCACATCACCCATCGCAACCAGATCCTCGTTATCCATCGCAACCAGATCCACATCACCCATCGCAACCAGATCCTCGTTATCCATCGCAACCAGATCCACATCACCCATCGCAACCAGATCCTCGTTATCCATCGCAACCAGATCCTCGCTACCCATCGCAACCAGACCCTCGATACCCGTCACAGCCAGACCCACGATACCCGGCGCCTACCGATCCGAGGTATCCGAGCTATTCCGACCGGTTAAACCAGCCGGACGGTAGGCAACCGGTCCATCCGGCCCAGGAGCGCCCAGTCTACCCAGACCATCGCTACCCAGTCACCCCTCAGCGAAGGCCGAGTCCCCCCGAGCCCCAGACTCCAGTCCACCATCACACCTCAGGTCCAGGG CTCCACCTGATCGCCCTGAACAGCCCGAAGACAGGCGCGATGCAGGGCATCCGGGGAGCAGACTACCTGTGCTTCACCCAGGCCCGGGCCATCGGGATGACGGGAACGTTCCGGGCCTTCCTGTCCTCCAAGCTCCAAGACCTCCACAGCATCGTCCGCAAGACCGACCGCGACCGTCTGCCGATAGTCAACCTGAAG GACGAGGTTCTGTTTGACAGCTGGGACTCCATCTTCAGTGAGGGCAGAATGAAGGACAATGTGCCCATCTACTCCTTCGACGGCAAGGACATCCTCAGGGACGATGCATG GCCAGAGAAGCTGATGTGGCACGGCTCGACCAGCGGGGGGCAGCGGCAGGTGGACAGCTACTGTGAGACGTGGCGTGTGGGCGAGCGGGCGCTGACCGGCATGGCCTCGTCCCTGCAGAGCGGCAGCCTGCTGCAGCAGAGCTCCAACAGCTGCTCCAGCAGCTACGCCGTGCTGTGCGTCGAGAATAGCTACATCGGCCAGTCCAAGAGATAG
- the col18a1b gene encoding uncharacterized protein col18a1b isoform X3: MLRFQMWFLLLVLCAGRLEAWFWSSDPEPTEAPTETSATTAGSEGTSKPSGTKKEEEDNLAGVGAQIIDVASGIQDSGISLLQLIGDPPPDEITRLYGPGGTAAYLFTPAAAWGQPALAHVPNPFYRHFSLLFHVKPSTPAASVLFSITDGSQRFMYVGVKLSEARSGRRRVQFFYTEPDSEASYEAASFEMPSLEDSWSRFSLSVFEDQVTFYQGCDSEPQVVKFERSPDDMDLDSGAGIFVGQAGGADPDKFQGEIAELKVVGNPRAAERLCDDEDDSDAASGDFGSGDGERRQTSHTVKTTPASLQPVPEPPLTSSQGTRLTEGGSTGAKGDKGDRGDKGSAGDRGPAGPKGDSGSSSGSGSGSSSSSQGGERGQKGDKGTKGSSGFGYPGNKGDRGPPGPAGPPGSPGPAAQVVRLGDGSVVQQVSGPPGPMGPPGIEGPAGPPGPEGEAGDPGEDGKAGPAGPRGFPGTPGNPGTKGLKGDQGEGHPGPRGPPGPPGPPGPGTGPGGDRPTFVDMEGSGYPDLEKLRGLRGLPGPPGPPGPPGTSVAMGPNGPVAFGPPGPPGQDGAPGLPGPPGPLGRPGLPGPAGAKGDCGELGLPGAAGEKGAHGNPGQPGQPGEGGLAGLPGPMGPVGPAGPPGPPGPPYRVGYGDQEGSGVTNGVPGIRGLQGPQGPPGIAGLPGKPGFPGIPGDKGAEGPRGPPGVPGLDGFPGKWGEKGDRGERGEAGSPGRDGGPPGPPGPPGPPGQIVHQTGGDYNEVFWSEGSQGGQGIPGRAGFPGPMGPKGDKGETGPSGNAAKGEKGEPGIIMGPDGRPMYLGGLAGQPGESGPPGPVGPPGQFGPAGQKGEIGLPGRPGRPGLNGARGEKGDSGSGAGYGYPGAPGPPGPPGPPGPPVPLDRFSGYDEFSRYYPNSKGDKGDRGTPGIPGIPGLTSNFDIYAFKNEMKGDPGNPGLKGDKGEPGGGYYDPRYGGSGVGPPGPPGPKGEPVIGPPGPQGPPGSPGRGYDGRPGNPGPPGPPGPPGSSLPGAYRGTQTISIPGPPGPPGAPGIPGQSSGVTVLRSYDTMTATARRQAEGTLVYIIEQTDLYLRVRDGVRQVQLGNYIALPSADGNEVAAVEPPPVVHYSPDHESNTDDRSQRPPEGQTPVHPDSGHPLQPDTHHPTHPDHRYPSQPDPHYPSQPDPHHPSQPDPRYPSQPDPHHPSQPDPRYPSQPDPHHPSQPDPRYPSQPDPHHPSQPDPRYPSQPDPRYPSQPDPRYPSQPDPRYPAPTDPRYPSYSDRLNQPDGRQPVHPAQERPVYPDHRYPVTPQRRPSPPEPQTPVHHHTSGPGLHLIALNSPKTGAMQGIRGADYLCFTQARAIGMTGTFRAFLSSKLQDLHSIVRKTDRDRLPIVNLKDEVLFDSWDSIFSEGRMKDNVPIYSFDGKDILRDDAWPEKLMWHGSTSGGQRQVDSYCETWRVGERALTGMASSLQSGSLLQQSSNSCSSSYAVLCVENSYIGQSKR, from the exons AGGACAGCGgcatctctctgctgcagctaaTCGGAGACCCGCCGCCGGATGAGATCACCAGGCTGTACGGGCCGGGCGGCACCGCGGCGTACCTCTTCACCCCGGCGGCGGCGTGGGGCCAGCCGGCTCTAGCCCACGTCCCCAACCCCTTCTACCGccacttctccctcctcttccacgTCAAGCCCTCCACCCCCGCCGCCTCCGTCCTCTTCTCCATCACCGACGGCTCCCAGAGGTTCATGTACGTCGGCGTCAAGCTGAGCGAGGCGCGGTCCGGCCGCCGGAGGGTGCAGTTCTTCTACACCGAGCCCGACTCGGAGGCCTCGTACGAGGCGGCCAGCTTCGAAATGCCGAGCCTGGAGGACAGCTGGAGCCGCTTCTCCCTGTCCGTCTTCGAGGACCAAGTGACTTTCTACCAGGGCTGCGACTCGGAGCCTCAGGTGGTGAAGTTCGAGCGCTCGCCGGATGACATGGACCTGGACAGCGGGGCGGGGATCTTTGTGGGTCAGGCGGGAGGAGCCGACCCTGATAAGTTCCAG ggtgaaATCGCAGAGCTGAAAGTGGTGGGAAACCCTCGGGCAGCGGAGCGTTTGTGCGACGATGAGGACGATTCTGACGCT gcgtCTGGAGACTTTGGCAgtggtgatggagagaggagacagaccaGTCACACTGTGAAG acCACCCCTGCGTCCCTGCAGCCGGTGCCAGAACCCCCACTGACATCTTCACAGGGAACCAGACTCACAGAAGGAG GTTCCACCGGTGCTAAAGGAGATAAAGGGGACAGAGGGGACAAAGGCAGCGCGGGGGACAGAGGCCCCGCAGGGCCCAAAGGAGATTCGGGTTCcagctccggctccggctccggtTCCAGTTCCTCCTCACAAGGTGGAGAACGAGGACAGAAG gGTGACAAAGGCACAAAG ggCAGTTCAGGGTTTGGATACCCTGGTAATAAAGGGGACCGGGGGCCTCCTGGGCCCGCGGGGCCCCCCGGTTCTCCGGGACCCGCAGCTCAGGTGGTCCGGCTTGGGGACGGCTCCGTGGTTCAGCAGGTGTCTGGACCCCCAGGGCCGATGGGACCGCCGGGGATAGAGGGGCCCGCGGGACCCCCGGGACCCGAGGGGGAGGCT GGCGATCCAGGAGAGGATGGAAAAGCT GGTCCCGCTGGGCCTCGAGGTTTCCCAGGAACACCAGGAAATCCTGGCACTAAAGGGCTGAAG GGCGACCAAGGCGAGGGTCACCCAGGACCCCGGGGCCCCCCAGGACCTCCTGGACCTCCTGGACCTGGGACTGGTCCAGGAGGTGACCGCCCA aCATTTGTTGACATGGAGGGCTCCGGATACCCCGATCTGGAGAAATTGCGG GGTCTGCGTGGCCTCCCAGGCCCCCCTGGCCCTCCTGGGCCCCCTGGTACATCAGTGGCAATGGGACCCAACGGGCCGGTAGCCTTCGGACCTCCTGGACCACCAGGACAGGACGGAGCCCCCGGTCTACCA GGGCCCCCAGGTCCCCTCGGCCGACCAGGTCTGCCTGGACCAGCAGGAGCCAAG GGTGATTGCGGGGAGCTCGGTCTTCCAGGAGCGGCTGGGGAAAAG GGTGCCCACGGTAACCCAGGACAGCCGGGTCAGccaggagagggagggctggCGGGGCTTCCGGGTCCCATGGGACCCGTCGGGCCCGCGGGACCGCCCGGGCCGCCGGGACCGCCGTACAGAGTTGGCTAT ggtgACCAGGAGGGATCTGGAGTGACCAATGGCGTGCCTGGAATCAGAGGCCTACAAGGTCCACAG ggTCCACCTGGTATCGCAGGCCTGCCA GGGAAACCAGGTTTCCCGGGCATCCCTGGAGATAAAGGAGCAGAAGGACCACGAGGCCCACCTGGAGTTCCGGGCCTGGACGGATTCCCTGGGAAATGG GGTgagaagggagacagaggagagagaggagaggcg GGTTCACCGGGGCGAGACGGCGGGCCACCTGGACCTCCAGGGCCTCCCGGACCTCCAGGACAGATCGTCCACCAGACAGGAGGCGAT TATAACGAAGTTTTTTGGAGCGAAGGGTCGCAG ggagGACAGGGTATTCCAGGAAGAGCAGGATTCCCG GGACCCATGGGACCAAAGGGAGACAAAGGGGAGACGGGTCCTTCAGGAAATGCAGCTAAG ggagagaaaggagagccTGGCATCATCATGGGACCTGATGGAAGACCGATGTACCTGGGAGGGCTGGCAGGACAGCCG GGAGAGAGTGGCCCCCCCGGCCCTGTGGGACCTCCT GGTCAGTTTGGTCCCGCTGGTCAGAAGGGAGAGATCGGGCTTCCAGGCCGACCG GGCCGACCCGGGCTGAACGGtgccagaggagagaagggagactCAGGCTCTGGAGCTGGATATGGATACCCA GGTGCTCCAGGTCCACCAGGCCCTCCTGGACCCCCTGGACCTCCTGTTCCCCTCGACAGGTTCAGC GGATATGACGAATTCTCCAGATATTATCCCA ATTCTAAAGGAGACAAAGGTGATCGGGGAACACCAGGGATACCCGGCATACCAG GTCTCACCTCAAACTTTGACATTTACGCCTTCAAG AATGAGATGAAAGGTGATCCAGGCAATCCAGGCCTGAAGGGAGACAAGGGAGAGCCAGGCGGAGGATATTATGACCCTCGCTACGGAGGGAGCGGAGTCGGACCCCCAGGACCTCCG GGCCCTAAAGGCGAACCCGTCATCGGCCCTCCAGGCCCCCAGGGACCGCCTGGGTCCCCGGGACGGGGCTACGATGGGCGGCCGGGAAACCCTGGACCACCGGGGCCGCCTGGACCTCCAGGATCCTCCCTGCCCGGGGCGTACAGAGGCACACAGA CTATCAGTATTCCTGGACCCCCGGGACCACCTGGAGCACCTGGGATACCTGGACAGTCGTCAGGG gtgacaGTGTTGAGGTCCTATGACACCATGACAGCCACAGCTAGAAGACAAGCCGAGGGGACTCTGGTCTACATTATAGAACAGACAGATCTCTACCTACGAGTCCGAGATGGAGTCCGCCAAGTCCAG CTCGGGAACTACATTGCTTTGCCCAGTGCAGAT GGTAATGAGGTTGCAGCTGTGGAGCCCCCACCGGTCGTCCACTATTCCCCGGATCACGAGTCCAACACAGACGACCGGTCTCAAAGACCACCAGAGGGCCAGACTCCTGTCCATCCGGATTCTGGGCATCCGTTACAGCCTGACACGCATCATCCAACACATCCGGACCATAGATACCCATCCCAACCAGACCCACATTACCCATCGCAACCAGATCCACATCACCCATCGCAACCAGATCCTCGTTATCCATCGCAACCAGATCCACATCACCCATCGCAACCAGATCCTCGTTATCCATCGCAACCAGATCCACATCACCCATCGCAACCAGATCCTCGTTATCCATCGCAACCAGATCCACATCACCCATCGCAACCAGATCCTCGTTATCCATCGCAACCAGATCCTCGCTACCCATCGCAACCAGACCCTCGATACCCGTCACAGCCAGACCCACGATACCCGGCGCCTACCGATCCGAGGTATCCGAGCTATTCCGACCGGTTAAACCAGCCGGACGGTAGGCAACCGGTCCATCCGGCCCAGGAGCGCCCAGTCTACCCAGACCATCGCTACCCAGTCACCCCTCAGCGAAGGCCGAGTCCCCCCGAGCCCCAGACTCCAGTCCACCATCACACCTCAGGTCCAGGG CTCCACCTGATCGCCCTGAACAGCCCGAAGACAGGCGCGATGCAGGGCATCCGGGGAGCAGACTACCTGTGCTTCACCCAGGCCCGGGCCATCGGGATGACGGGAACGTTCCGGGCCTTCCTGTCCTCCAAGCTCCAAGACCTCCACAGCATCGTCCGCAAGACCGACCGCGACCGTCTGCCGATAGTCAACCTGAAG GACGAGGTTCTGTTTGACAGCTGGGACTCCATCTTCAGTGAGGGCAGAATGAAGGACAATGTGCCCATCTACTCCTTCGACGGCAAGGACATCCTCAGGGACGATGCATG GCCAGAGAAGCTGATGTGGCACGGCTCGACCAGCGGGGGGCAGCGGCAGGTGGACAGCTACTGTGAGACGTGGCGTGTGGGCGAGCGGGCGCTGACCGGCATGGCCTCGTCCCTGCAGAGCGGCAGCCTGCTGCAGCAGAGCTCCAACAGCTGCTCCAGCAGCTACGCCGTGCTGTGCGTCGAGAATAGCTACATCGGCCAGTCCAAGAGATAG